Proteins encoded together in one Planctomyces sp. SH-PL14 window:
- a CDS encoding glycosyltransferase family 39 protein: protein MSSPPSIPRSAREATAHAEGAGPGVGLVVLSVLDAAKLALVLLSGLGQPWPDSVGYWSLGRDVAAGDLALWGAAVGYRTPGYPWFLGGLQWALGDRALLATAIFQQGCVWLTHLIVVLWTWRLSGSRRGAQIAYALCVCSTARPLYANWILTETLATFILVGVSFLLSSTGSAARLRSMLLVGLLAGIGVLIRPSLIVLPIAVLAAGVWQARSLSGSRSRAATIIGPVLLALLIVVPWAGRNKVLFGRWALVTFAGRELWTANFSPWPGAGLAIPEDGPGGELRDRIAAEPAIDLRHNWSVAKALAASGLNDAELDRLMERTTWQAILRQPNRAAFYGAARCLTFWYCREFAPPTNEIGRFPSGTTMPIPSSTRETVLAWTPERRQWFVVAAGAISGLCVLLLIRDPATRWNGLLLAGLCGGTTLLTAGLEIPTYRYRLPLEPLLIVAVATAASRFLHTPTDEPAGG, encoded by the coding sequence ATGTCTTCCCCTCCTTCGATCCCTCGGTCGGCCCGAGAGGCCACGGCCCACGCGGAGGGAGCGGGGCCGGGAGTCGGACTGGTCGTCCTATCGGTCCTTGATGCCGCCAAACTCGCGCTGGTGCTTCTCTCGGGGTTGGGGCAGCCTTGGCCGGACTCGGTCGGTTACTGGTCCCTCGGTCGGGACGTCGCCGCGGGGGACCTGGCCCTGTGGGGCGCGGCGGTCGGCTATCGCACCCCCGGGTATCCGTGGTTCCTGGGAGGACTGCAGTGGGCCCTGGGCGACCGGGCCCTGCTGGCGACTGCGATCTTCCAGCAGGGATGCGTGTGGCTCACCCACCTGATCGTCGTGCTCTGGACCTGGCGGCTTTCCGGATCGCGACGAGGGGCGCAGATTGCCTATGCGCTCTGCGTCTGTTCGACGGCCCGGCCCCTGTACGCCAACTGGATTCTGACGGAAACGCTGGCGACCTTCATCCTCGTCGGGGTGTCATTCCTGCTCTCATCGACCGGGAGCGCCGCGCGGCTCCGGTCCATGCTGCTGGTGGGGCTCCTGGCCGGGATCGGGGTCCTGATCCGTCCTTCGCTGATCGTGCTGCCGATTGCCGTCCTGGCGGCGGGAGTCTGGCAGGCTCGAAGCCTGTCCGGGTCGCGAAGTCGCGCCGCCACGATCATTGGTCCGGTTCTCCTGGCGCTTCTGATCGTGGTTCCGTGGGCCGGGCGAAACAAGGTCCTCTTCGGCCGCTGGGCGCTCGTGACTTTCGCGGGGCGGGAACTCTGGACAGCCAACTTCAGCCCGTGGCCCGGAGCGGGGCTGGCAATACCGGAAGACGGCCCGGGAGGGGAGCTGCGCGACCGCATCGCGGCGGAACCGGCGATCGATCTCCGTCACAACTGGAGCGTGGCGAAAGCCCTGGCGGCCTCGGGGCTCAATGATGCGGAGCTCGACCGTCTCATGGAGCGGACGACATGGCAGGCGATCCTCCGCCAGCCAAACCGCGCGGCGTTCTACGGGGCGGCGCGGTGTCTCACGTTCTGGTATTGCCGGGAGTTCGCCCCTCCGACGAACGAGATCGGCCGATTCCCATCAGGAACGACGATGCCGATCCCCTCCAGCACCCGGGAAACGGTTCTCGCCTGGACGCCTGAGCGTCGGCAATGGTTCGTCGTGGCGGCGGGGGCGATCAGCGGATTGTGTGTCCTGCTGCTGATCCGGGATCCGGCGACGCGCTGGAACGGTCTCCTGCTGGCGGGGCTCTGCGGAGGGACGACCCTCCTGACCGCCGGCTTGGAGATCCCGACCTACCGCTATCGCCTGCCGCTGGAACCGCTCCTTATCGTCGCCGTCGCGACCGCAGCGTCTCGATTCCTCCACACGCCGACGGACGAACCCGCCGGAGGATGA
- a CDS encoding DUF2892 domain-containing protein produces MMASQNTSSECGSACHRNISQHEQQLSLLIGGGLLASSLLFARSWNILTLAVGGGLLYRGMTGHCMTYEALGMSTAEDDLEPARVNSSPRPARVRQEA; encoded by the coding sequence ATGATGGCATCTCAAAACACTTCCTCCGAATGCGGTTCCGCCTGTCACCGGAACATCAGCCAGCACGAGCAGCAGCTTTCCCTTCTGATCGGCGGCGGACTCCTGGCAAGCAGCCTGCTGTTCGCCCGATCCTGGAACATCCTCACGCTGGCGGTTGGAGGCGGGCTTCTCTACCGCGGAATGACCGGTCACTGCATGACCTACGAGGCCCTCGGGATGTCGACCGCCGAAGACGACCTGGAGCCGGCCCGCGTCAACAGCTCGCCGCGGCCGGCCCGCGTGCGTCAGGAAGCCTGA
- a CDS encoding trypsin-like peptidase domain-containing protein translates to MSTFLWRTTGLFMLAVLMSLGPTSLAQTKPGLGTASKSPADKAIDGAFSKLRTMRRPADGVALLTTLLEDKTFSAVQRQKVARELEVWQKREADKLVRSGTSWITAEEKTRREKEADLLIEKAFLLIDTKDYRSAREALEKASRTDDAGLRADFLLGLLNTPILANSPETAEKHFRKVLTRSPNHIPTLNNLALCCVRQKEFSKAYECWRQLGEVAPNTPELSHNLGRLLDESGKGLINLGNSEKKRFQDLYLDIATGENAPDRYKQGGWRYMHLTLPKEEADRTPVRDASSLILAASGTGFAILPGVVLTNRHVVNDAHSIRVDVETASGWTSLEAKVKAVSDTLDLAIVECPKLVSPAVQVSTGAQRRGSEVMILGYPKPGALGRTLKTTRGSITALPSSDYDGMLLFDATANPGNSGGPIVDQNGNVIAVLTVGFDLKGQLTGGVTMSDALKFIQFHYGDYRPKQGGKKLEWPDVDELIAKSTVMVGVYQQVVKLGAGTGGAAGQATKSSGSYIEDNACSFCGGSQMVTCSAKGCSRGGMSVTETVQAGTNPVTGQALFKSVTRKVSCGTCGGTGKIDCPRCH, encoded by the coding sequence ATGAGCACATTCCTGTGGCGAACGACCGGCCTCTTCATGCTGGCGGTGCTGATGTCCCTCGGGCCGACAAGTCTCGCCCAGACGAAACCGGGGCTCGGGACCGCTTCGAAGAGTCCCGCCGACAAGGCGATCGACGGGGCGTTTTCCAAGCTCCGGACGATGCGCCGGCCGGCCGACGGAGTCGCCCTGCTGACCACGCTCCTCGAAGACAAGACCTTCTCCGCCGTCCAGCGGCAGAAGGTCGCCAGGGAACTGGAGGTCTGGCAGAAGCGCGAGGCGGACAAGCTCGTCCGCAGCGGGACCAGCTGGATCACCGCGGAGGAGAAGACCCGCCGGGAGAAGGAGGCGGACCTGCTGATCGAGAAGGCCTTCCTCCTGATCGACACGAAGGACTATCGGTCGGCCCGGGAAGCCCTCGAAAAGGCGAGCCGGACCGACGACGCCGGGCTGAGGGCGGACTTTCTGCTGGGCCTGCTCAACACGCCGATCCTCGCCAATTCGCCCGAGACGGCGGAGAAGCATTTCCGCAAAGTGCTGACGCGCTCGCCGAATCATATTCCGACGCTCAACAACCTCGCCCTGTGCTGCGTTCGGCAGAAGGAGTTCTCGAAGGCGTATGAGTGCTGGCGGCAGCTGGGCGAAGTCGCCCCCAACACGCCGGAGCTGTCGCACAACCTCGGCCGGCTGCTCGACGAGTCCGGCAAGGGGCTCATCAACCTCGGGAACTCCGAGAAGAAGCGGTTTCAGGACCTGTACCTCGATATCGCCACCGGGGAGAACGCGCCGGACCGCTACAAGCAGGGGGGCTGGCGGTACATGCACCTCACGCTTCCGAAGGAGGAAGCGGACCGCACCCCTGTCCGCGACGCCTCGTCGCTGATCCTGGCGGCGAGCGGGACGGGGTTCGCGATTCTGCCGGGGGTGGTGCTGACCAACCGGCACGTCGTGAACGACGCGCATTCGATCCGGGTCGATGTCGAGACCGCCTCCGGCTGGACGTCGCTCGAAGCGAAGGTCAAGGCGGTCAGCGACACGCTCGACCTGGCGATCGTGGAGTGTCCCAAGCTGGTTTCACCGGCGGTGCAGGTCTCGACCGGCGCGCAGCGCCGCGGCTCGGAGGTGATGATCCTGGGCTACCCGAAGCCGGGCGCGCTCGGTCGGACGCTCAAGACGACGCGGGGCTCGATCACCGCTCTCCCCAGCAGCGACTACGACGGCATGCTGCTGTTCGACGCGACCGCCAACCCCGGCAACAGCGGCGGTCCGATCGTCGATCAGAACGGGAACGTCATCGCGGTCCTGACGGTGGGATTCGACCTCAAGGGGCAGCTCACCGGGGGCGTGACGATGTCGGACGCGCTGAAGTTCATCCAGTTCCACTATGGGGACTATCGGCCGAAGCAGGGGGGCAAGAAGCTCGAATGGCCCGACGTCGATGAGCTGATCGCCAAGTCGACCGTGATGGTCGGGGTCTACCAGCAGGTCGTGAAGCTCGGAGCGGGGACAGGGGGGGCCGCGGGACAGGCGACGAAGTCGTCCGGCTCCTACATCGAAGACAACGCCTGCTCGTTCTGTGGCGGTTCGCAGATGGTCACCTGTTCGGCGAAGGGGTGTTCGCGGGGTGGCATGTCGGTGACGGAGACGGTCCAGGCGGGGACGAACCCGGTCACCGGGCAGGCGCTCTTCAAGTCGGTGACGCGGAAGGTCTCGTGTGGTACCTGTGGCGGGACGGGAAAGATCGACTGCCCCCGATGCCACTGA
- the mnmG gene encoding tRNA uridine-5-carboxymethylaminomethyl(34) synthesis enzyme MnmG yields the protein MSGCSYEFDVVVIGAGHAGIEAALASARLGARTAFLTMNCDTVGQMSCNPAIGGVAKGQIVREIDALGGEMGKCIDATGIQFRMLNSGKGPAMHSPRAQADKKAYQFRMKEVVENEPNLHLRQEMVEGLLTEEAEGGRLKAEGRGEEAVNGLPSEAPDAELPSSLPSASRRIRGVAVRGGAVYRCRAVIVTTGTFLQAIMHTGEAKTPGGRAGDGTTGTMSDSLRDLGFELERFKTGTPCRLNGRTIDFSVLKEQPGDPEPTPFSFLTDRIAQPQMSCWLTDTNPYVHDLIRANLHRAPMYSGQIRSTGPRYCPSIEDKVVRFADKESHQIFLEPEGRNTWEYYCNGISTSLPRDVQDELVHSIQGLEKAQIMRYGYAVEYDFAPPTQLHATLETKRVEGLYFAGQINGTTGYEEAAGQGLMAGINAALKLKGEPPLILDRNQAYLGVLIDDLVTRGVDEPYRMFTSRAEYRLLLRQDNADRRLTPTGVRIGLATEERRTRHEAYEEELARGLAFLRKTRHEHDTLEAWLRRPEMTWDSLCQMAPAVGELGLSPRAGEQVQIEVKYAGYVQRQELDVKRAEKVQAMRIPETFDFRAIPQLRAEARDKLSRVQPRDVGQAGRISGITPADLAVVMLYLKK from the coding sequence ATGAGCGGCTGCAGTTACGAATTCGACGTCGTGGTCATCGGGGCGGGACACGCCGGAATCGAGGCGGCCCTCGCGTCCGCACGGCTCGGAGCCCGCACCGCCTTCCTCACCATGAACTGCGACACCGTCGGCCAGATGAGCTGCAACCCAGCCATCGGCGGCGTTGCCAAGGGACAGATCGTCCGCGAAATCGACGCCCTCGGCGGCGAAATGGGGAAGTGCATCGACGCCACCGGCATCCAGTTCCGGATGCTCAACAGCGGCAAGGGGCCCGCCATGCACAGCCCCCGCGCCCAGGCCGACAAGAAGGCCTACCAGTTCCGCATGAAGGAAGTGGTCGAAAACGAGCCGAATCTGCACCTGCGACAGGAGATGGTCGAAGGCCTCCTGACGGAGGAGGCGGAAGGCGGAAGGCTTAAGGCGGAAGGTAGAGGGGAAGAGGCCGTGAACGGCCTCCCATCAGAGGCGCCGGACGCTGAGCTCCCCTCTTCTCTACCTTCAGCCTCCCGCCGCATTCGCGGCGTCGCCGTCCGCGGCGGCGCTGTCTACCGCTGCCGCGCCGTCATCGTCACGACCGGGACGTTTCTTCAGGCGATCATGCACACGGGAGAAGCGAAGACTCCCGGCGGACGCGCGGGGGACGGCACGACGGGGACGATGTCCGACAGCCTGCGGGACCTCGGCTTCGAGCTGGAGCGGTTCAAGACCGGCACCCCGTGCCGCCTCAACGGCCGGACGATCGACTTCTCCGTCCTCAAGGAACAGCCCGGCGACCCCGAGCCGACCCCCTTCTCGTTCCTGACCGACCGGATCGCGCAGCCGCAGATGTCCTGCTGGCTGACCGACACCAACCCTTACGTCCACGACCTGATCCGAGCCAACCTCCACCGGGCCCCGATGTACAGCGGTCAGATCCGCTCGACCGGCCCGCGGTACTGCCCGTCGATCGAGGACAAGGTGGTCCGGTTCGCCGACAAGGAATCGCACCAGATCTTCCTGGAGCCCGAAGGACGGAACACCTGGGAGTATTACTGCAACGGGATCTCGACCAGCCTGCCGCGGGACGTGCAGGACGAGCTCGTCCACTCGATCCAGGGGCTGGAAAAGGCCCAGATCATGCGGTACGGGTACGCCGTCGAGTACGACTTCGCGCCGCCGACGCAGCTCCACGCGACGCTGGAAACGAAGCGTGTCGAAGGGCTCTACTTCGCCGGCCAGATCAACGGCACGACCGGCTACGAAGAAGCCGCGGGACAGGGGCTGATGGCGGGGATCAACGCGGCCCTCAAGCTGAAGGGGGAGCCGCCCCTGATCCTCGACCGCAACCAGGCCTACCTGGGGGTGTTGATCGACGACCTCGTGACCCGCGGCGTCGACGAGCCGTACCGGATGTTCACGTCGCGGGCCGAGTACCGGCTGCTGCTGCGGCAGGACAACGCCGACCGCCGCCTGACGCCGACCGGAGTTCGGATCGGCCTGGCGACGGAAGAGCGGCGGACGCGGCATGAGGCCTACGAAGAGGAACTGGCGCGAGGGCTGGCCTTCCTCCGGAAGACGCGGCACGAACACGACACACTGGAGGCGTGGCTGCGGCGGCCGGAGATGACTTGGGACAGCCTGTGTCAGATGGCCCCGGCCGTGGGAGAGCTGGGGCTCAGCCCGCGGGCGGGCGAGCAGGTCCAGATCGAGGTGAAGTACGCTGGTTACGTCCAGCGGCAGGAGCTGGATGTGAAGCGGGCCGAGAAGGTCCAGGCAATGCGGATCCCCGAGACGTTCGACTTCCGGGCGATCCCGCAGCTCCGGGCCGAGGCGCGGGACAAGTTGAGCCGGGTCCAGCCGCGCGATGTCGGACAGGCGGGCCGGATCAGCGGCATTACGCCCGCGGACCTGGCGGTCGTGATGCTCTATCTCAAGAAGTGA
- a CDS encoding DUF6157 family protein, whose product MKASAIPKASLDPHRNYVDTFITVAPDSTAKEGTAPPVRGEAPTIPQLEFELLSKSPGKWTQQELQFAVHLRREGIAAAEAKSRHRELWEAFFSKSHACLRASALPKKYGWGLRFDSDGRITLVSVESSEYARIAAGREAGTKIVPAMRSRRAM is encoded by the coding sequence ATGAAGGCGTCGGCGATCCCGAAGGCGAGTCTCGATCCGCACAGGAACTACGTCGACACGTTCATCACGGTCGCGCCGGACTCCACGGCGAAGGAGGGGACTGCGCCGCCCGTCCGGGGCGAGGCGCCGACGATTCCGCAGCTGGAGTTCGAGCTGTTGTCGAAGAGCCCCGGAAAGTGGACGCAGCAGGAGCTTCAGTTCGCGGTCCATCTGCGGCGGGAGGGGATTGCGGCCGCGGAGGCGAAGAGTCGGCACCGGGAGTTGTGGGAGGCGTTCTTCTCGAAGTCTCACGCCTGCCTGCGGGCCTCTGCGCTCCCCAAGAAGTACGGCTGGGGGTTGCGATTCGATTCGGATGGCCGGATTACGCTCGTGTCGGTGGAGAGTTCCGAGTACGCGCGGATTGCAGCGGGTCGTGAAGCCGGGACGAAGATCGTTCCGGCGATGCGGAGTCGTCGGGCGATGTAG
- a CDS encoding carboxypeptidase regulatory-like domain-containing protein translates to MRSLAPYMLLVSALVGCGGAKSEKPEKLAPVNGMVTLDGKPLTMAAMTFLPDGETKGIAGVAYTGEDGKFEAKWRTETGIPPGSYKIVVSRMGLPNGSPVPPGQSAADVGAIETVPPRFSDAAQTKLTLTVPDAGWTQTFDLKSK, encoded by the coding sequence ATGCGCTCACTCGCTCCTTACATGCTCCTCGTCTCCGCGCTTGTCGGTTGCGGGGGGGCCAAGTCGGAGAAGCCGGAGAAGCTGGCTCCCGTCAATGGGATGGTGACTCTCGACGGCAAGCCGTTGACGATGGCTGCCATGACGTTCCTTCCCGACGGCGAGACGAAGGGGATTGCGGGGGTCGCTTACACGGGCGAGGACGGGAAGTTCGAAGCGAAGTGGCGGACCGAGACCGGGATTCCGCCGGGATCGTACAAGATCGTCGTCTCCCGCATGGGTCTGCCGAATGGCTCTCCTGTTCCGCCGGGCCAGTCGGCGGCGGACGTTGGTGCGATCGAGACGGTGCCGCCGCGATTCAGCGACGCCGCTCAGACCAAGCTGACGCTGACGGTGCCGGACGCGGGGTGGACGCAGACGTTTGATTTGAAGTCGAAGTAG
- a CDS encoding DUF1559 domain-containing protein, giving the protein MLFSKSGLRGRSSGFTLIELLVVIAIIAVLVAILLPAVQQAREAARRSQCQNNLKQLGIALHSYHETHFIFPFSSMNPGSCISVAAPNTVNSPVRNARGWTMLLPYIDQGALYNQYDHSSPASNHVRTGSPAVLTGTAVGTNDKVVSVSLPAFLCPSDPGDRFYRSTTSADYSIASSGANAAYLGAKTSYEFNVVGTSSNCTDWMNVASTSRRMFGINSSARIGDVKDGMSNSVAVCETTLDIRDGVTGTWGYAKWVGQGVDLARAANINNWDCCAWTPPITQIPLRLGTWSAPGSVHAGGMNVLMGDGAVRFLTENLDNTARGRLGTISDGQLLGDF; this is encoded by the coding sequence ATGCTGTTTTCGAAGTCCGGTCTCCGCGGGAGATCAAGCGGTTTCACGTTGATCGAACTGCTCGTCGTCATCGCCATCATCGCCGTCCTCGTGGCGATCCTGCTGCCCGCCGTGCAGCAGGCCCGCGAAGCGGCCCGGCGGTCGCAGTGCCAGAACAACCTCAAGCAGCTCGGAATCGCCCTCCACAGCTATCACGAGACGCACTTCATCTTCCCGTTCTCGTCGATGAACCCGGGCTCGTGCATCAGCGTGGCGGCCCCCAATACGGTGAACAGTCCCGTCCGGAACGCCCGCGGCTGGACGATGCTGCTCCCCTACATCGACCAGGGGGCCCTCTACAACCAGTACGACCACAGCTCGCCCGCGAGCAACCACGTGCGGACCGGAAGTCCGGCTGTGCTGACCGGGACGGCGGTGGGGACGAACGACAAGGTCGTCTCCGTCTCGCTTCCGGCATTCCTGTGCCCCTCGGATCCTGGCGACCGGTTCTACCGGTCGACGACATCCGCGGACTACTCCATCGCGTCCAGCGGTGCCAACGCCGCCTACCTGGGGGCCAAGACGAGCTACGAGTTCAATGTTGTCGGCACCTCGAGCAACTGCACGGACTGGATGAACGTTGCTTCGACGAGCCGCCGGATGTTCGGGATCAACTCGAGCGCCCGAATCGGCGACGTGAAGGACGGCATGAGCAACAGTGTCGCGGTCTGCGAGACGACGCTCGATATCCGCGACGGCGTCACCGGGACGTGGGGCTACGCCAAGTGGGTCGGGCAGGGGGTCGACCTGGCCCGCGCCGCGAACATCAACAACTGGGACTGCTGCGCCTGGACTCCGCCGATCACGCAGATCCCGCTCCGCCTCGGAACCTGGAGCGCTCCCGGGAGTGTGCACGCCGGAGGCATGAACGTCCTGATGGGGGACGGCGCCGTCCGGTTCCTGACCGAGAACCTCGACAACACCGCCCGCGGCCGTCTGGGGACGATCTCCGACGGTCAGCTGCTCGGCGACTTCTGA
- the holA gene encoding DNA polymerase III subunit delta gives MPALHATAFLAKTPAKLGPVIVLHGDEAHLKNSAISRLAQALLGPDADASMGLVPFDGKQCDFKMVKGELQTVSMFGSARVIVVHGADDFVTEHRPALEAYCDKPSSRSTLVLELKTWRANTKLAKKIAEMGLELDCSQLEGNALAKWLAEQAESQYGKQLTRDAAALLPELAGTSLTLLAQELAKLASFVGDGKRIGVDEVRQLVGGWKAETTWTMVNAIRDGKPGEALECIQKLLHAGEAPQKILGGMNFVFRRIANATEKSRSMALPAALKEAGVYYKELELVERYLRRIGRDRAERIIPRLVAADRGLKGASRVSDRLQIENLVLWLTGTVPVSQA, from the coding sequence ATGCCCGCCCTCCACGCCACCGCCTTCCTCGCCAAGACCCCCGCCAAACTCGGCCCGGTCATCGTCCTCCACGGCGACGAAGCCCACCTCAAAAACAGCGCCATCTCCCGTCTCGCCCAAGCCCTCCTCGGCCCCGACGCCGACGCCTCCATGGGACTCGTCCCCTTCGACGGCAAACAGTGCGACTTCAAGATGGTCAAAGGAGAACTCCAGACCGTCTCCATGTTCGGCTCCGCACGCGTCATCGTCGTCCACGGCGCGGATGACTTCGTCACCGAACACCGCCCCGCCCTCGAAGCCTACTGCGACAAACCCTCCTCCCGCTCCACCCTCGTCCTCGAACTCAAGACCTGGCGAGCCAACACCAAACTCGCCAAAAAGATCGCCGAGATGGGCCTCGAGCTCGACTGCTCCCAGCTCGAAGGCAACGCCCTCGCCAAATGGCTCGCCGAACAGGCCGAGTCCCAGTACGGCAAACAACTCACCCGCGACGCCGCCGCCCTCCTCCCGGAACTCGCCGGAACCAGCCTGACCCTCCTGGCCCAGGAACTCGCCAAACTCGCCTCGTTCGTCGGCGACGGGAAACGGATCGGCGTCGACGAAGTCCGCCAGCTCGTCGGCGGCTGGAAGGCCGAAACCACCTGGACCATGGTCAACGCCATCCGCGACGGCAAACCGGGCGAAGCCCTCGAGTGCATCCAGAAACTTCTCCACGCCGGAGAAGCCCCGCAAAAGATCCTCGGCGGGATGAACTTTGTCTTCCGCCGGATCGCCAACGCCACCGAGAAGTCCCGCTCCATGGCCCTGCCGGCCGCCCTCAAGGAGGCGGGCGTCTACTACAAGGAGCTGGAGCTGGTGGAGCGGTACCTCCGCCGCATCGGCCGGGACCGAGCCGAACGGATCATCCCCCGCCTCGTCGCCGCCGACCGCGGACTCAAGGGAGCGAGCCGCGTCTCGGATCGGCTGCAGATCGAGAACCTCGTCCTGTGGCTCACCGGAACGGTCCCCGTGAGCCAGGCGTGA
- a CDS encoding PQQ-binding-like beta-propeller repeat protein: MPFPRLHAICLTLIASLAPPGPIHAQEPAANFQPDWPNFRNGPALLGVSNTPLPPQFELLWEYPTVDGTNSTPAIADSRVYIGALSGDLLCLDLATGKKVWSYHSIESKDPNEFAPGFAAPIGITADLAMGGDEDGVFHAVDRKTGEKRWTFKTGTIINGGPAIYQDSVLVGSRDGKLYRLKLATGEKMWEFDAGGPVNATATIAGQFTFMTGCSEPYLLVVDLETGKLSKKIAIDGRIIASIAFKDGILYFGTAEGKICALDWQKGAGEMVWAHEVANQDQQIDSSPAVTENEVVIGGPGKMILSLDRKTGKPLWTFPSRAKFEGSPVVAGDKVAVGGVDRTFYVLTLKDGKEVWRYGAGQAFKGSAAVGGGRVVIGTEAGDGRVLCFGKR, encoded by the coding sequence ATGCCCTTTCCGCGTCTCCACGCGATCTGCCTCACGCTCATCGCGTCGCTGGCTCCCCCCGGTCCCATCCACGCCCAGGAACCGGCCGCGAACTTCCAACCCGACTGGCCCAACTTCCGCAACGGCCCCGCCCTCCTCGGCGTGAGCAACACACCCCTCCCCCCCCAGTTCGAACTCCTCTGGGAATACCCCACCGTCGACGGCACCAACTCCACCCCCGCCATCGCCGACAGCCGCGTCTACATCGGAGCCCTCAGCGGCGACCTCCTCTGCCTCGACCTCGCCACCGGCAAGAAGGTCTGGAGCTACCACTCCATCGAGTCCAAGGACCCCAATGAATTCGCCCCCGGCTTCGCCGCCCCGATCGGCATCACGGCCGACCTCGCGATGGGAGGCGACGAAGACGGCGTCTTCCACGCCGTCGACCGCAAGACCGGCGAGAAGCGGTGGACGTTCAAGACCGGCACCATCATCAACGGCGGCCCGGCGATCTATCAGGACAGCGTCCTCGTCGGCTCCCGCGACGGAAAACTCTACCGCCTGAAACTCGCCACCGGCGAAAAGATGTGGGAGTTCGACGCCGGCGGCCCGGTCAACGCCACCGCCACCATCGCCGGCCAGTTCACCTTCATGACCGGCTGCAGCGAGCCCTACCTCCTCGTCGTCGATCTCGAAACCGGCAAGCTCAGCAAGAAGATCGCCATCGACGGCCGGATCATCGCCTCCATCGCCTTCAAGGACGGGATCCTCTACTTCGGAACGGCCGAAGGAAAGATCTGCGCCCTCGACTGGCAGAAGGGGGCCGGCGAGATGGTCTGGGCTCACGAAGTCGCCAACCAGGACCAGCAGATCGACTCCTCCCCCGCGGTCACGGAGAACGAGGTCGTCATCGGCGGACCGGGGAAAATGATCCTGAGCCTCGACCGCAAGACGGGAAAGCCGCTCTGGACCTTCCCCTCGCGGGCCAAGTTCGAAGGCTCGCCGGTCGTGGCCGGAGACAAAGTCGCCGTCGGGGGCGTCGATCGGACGTTCTACGTCCTGACGCTCAAGGATGGCAAAGAGGTCTGGCGCTATGGCGCAGGACAGGCCTTCAAGGGTTCGGCGGCGGTCGGCGGCGGGCGGGTCGTCATCGGGACGGAGGCCGGGGACGGCCGCGTCCTGTGCTTCGGCAAGCGTTGA